One genomic segment of Micromonospora sp. WMMC415 includes these proteins:
- a CDS encoding glycoside hydrolase family 6 protein: MRARSTLAATAATALAVTGAVAVGLVGAPAAVAADSTFYVDPATAAAAWVAANPGDPRAAVIRDRIASVPQGRWFTRTNTSAVRAEVDALVGAAAAAGRTPILVVYNIPNRDCSGASSGGAPDHASYRQWVDQVAAGLAGRPATIVLEPDVLPLMTNCQNAAQQAETRASMAYAGKRLKAASSAAKVYFDIGHSAWLSPGEAAARLTAADIANSADGISLNVSNYRRTADEIAYAKAVIAATGVSRLKAVIDTSRNGNGPAGSEWCDPAGRAIGTPSTTNTGDAAIDAFLWVKLPGEADGCIAPAGQFVPQRANDLAVAAGPAPTTSASTTAPPTTVPPTTPPPTTPPPTTPPPTGGCTVTFTPNSWAGGFTAELRVTNRGPALTGWTVAFTAGASVRLTSGWNGEWSQSGDRITVRNAAWNASLPTGGTASTGFQGTYTGSALPAPSGFTLNGTACS, encoded by the coding sequence ATGCGTGCCAGATCGACGCTCGCGGCCACCGCCGCGACCGCCCTCGCCGTCACCGGCGCCGTCGCCGTCGGCCTGGTCGGGGCCCCGGCGGCGGTCGCCGCCGACTCCACCTTCTACGTGGACCCCGCCACGGCGGCCGCCGCCTGGGTCGCCGCCAATCCCGGCGACCCGCGCGCCGCCGTCATCCGGGACCGGATCGCGTCCGTCCCGCAGGGCCGGTGGTTCACCCGGACCAACACCTCGGCGGTACGCGCCGAGGTGGACGCCCTGGTCGGCGCCGCCGCCGCGGCCGGCAGGACGCCGATCCTCGTCGTCTACAACATCCCCAACCGGGACTGCAGCGGCGCCAGCAGTGGCGGCGCACCCGACCACGCCAGCTACCGCCAGTGGGTCGACCAGGTGGCCGCCGGCCTCGCCGGGCGGCCGGCGACGATCGTGCTGGAGCCGGACGTGCTGCCCCTCATGACCAACTGCCAGAACGCCGCACAGCAGGCCGAGACCAGGGCGTCGATGGCGTACGCCGGCAAGCGGCTCAAGGCCGCCTCGTCGGCGGCGAAGGTGTACTTCGACATCGGCCACTCGGCCTGGCTCTCGCCCGGCGAGGCGGCCGCCCGGTTGACCGCCGCGGACATCGCCAACAGCGCCGACGGCATCTCCCTCAACGTCTCGAACTACCGGCGCACCGCCGACGAGATCGCGTACGCCAAGGCGGTGATCGCCGCGACCGGCGTGTCCCGGCTGAAGGCGGTCATCGACACGAGCCGCAACGGCAACGGGCCGGCCGGCTCCGAGTGGTGCGACCCGGCCGGCCGGGCGATCGGCACGCCCAGCACGACGAACACCGGCGACGCCGCGATCGACGCGTTCCTCTGGGTCAAGTTGCCCGGGGAGGCCGACGGCTGCATCGCCCCCGCCGGCCAGTTCGTGCCGCAGCGGGCGAACGACCTGGCGGTCGCGGCCGGCCCGGCCCCGACCACCAGCGCGTCCACGACCGCCCCGCCGACCACCGTCCCACCGACGACGCCGCCCCCGACCACGCCGCCGCCCACCACTCCCCCGCCGACCGGCGGCTGCACGGTGACGTTCACCCCGAACTCGTGGGCGGGTGGCTTCACCGCCGAGTTGCGGGTGACCAACCGGGGCCCGGCGCTGACCGGTTGGACGGTGGCCTTCACCGCCGGCGCCAGCGTACGCCTGACCAGCGGCTGGAACGGCGAGTGGAGCCAGTCGGGCGACCGGATCACCGTCCGCAACGCCGCCTGGAACGCCAGCCTGCCCACCGGGGGTACGGCCAGCACCGGATTCCAGGGCACCTACACCGGGAGCGCGCTCCCGGCGCCGAGCGGATTCACGCTCAACGGCACCGCCTGTTCGTAG
- a CDS encoding glucose 1-dehydrogenase — MTGRLAGKTALITGSDSGIGQATAIEFGREGADVVVHYLHDHAGANHTKAEVERAGRRAVVVQGDISVEHQVDAMFDEALAEFDRLDVLMNNAGVDASGIPVADLDTETWDRAIRVNLYGMFFCCRRFVRHRRDRGGGGKIINTTSIHQEVARAGGADYDSSKGGMLELAKSLALEVAPMHMNVNNIGPGMVLTPFNQQAIDDPEYLEEQVQSIPWKRAAEPGEIAKLAVFLASDDADYVTGSTYFMDGGLMQNQGQGA; from the coding sequence ATGACCGGACGCCTTGCCGGGAAGACCGCCCTGATCACCGGCTCGGACTCGGGCATCGGACAGGCCACCGCCATCGAGTTCGGCCGGGAGGGCGCCGACGTGGTGGTCCACTACCTGCACGACCACGCCGGGGCGAACCACACCAAGGCCGAGGTGGAGCGGGCGGGCCGGCGGGCGGTCGTGGTGCAGGGTGACATCAGCGTAGAGCACCAGGTCGACGCGATGTTCGACGAGGCCCTCGCGGAGTTCGACCGGCTGGACGTCCTGATGAACAACGCCGGGGTGGACGCCTCCGGCATCCCGGTGGCGGACCTGGACACCGAGACCTGGGACCGGGCCATCCGCGTCAACCTGTACGGGATGTTCTTCTGCTGCCGCCGGTTCGTGCGGCACCGCCGCGACCGGGGCGGAGGCGGGAAGATCATCAACACCACCTCGATCCACCAGGAGGTGGCCCGGGCCGGCGGCGCGGACTACGACTCCAGCAAGGGCGGCATGCTGGAACTCGCGAAGAGCCTCGCGCTGGAGGTCGCCCCGATGCACATGAACGTCAACAACATCGGGCCGGGCATGGTGCTGACGCCGTTCAACCAGCAGGCCATCGACGACCCGGAGTACCTGGAGGAGCAGGTGCAGAGCATCCCGTGGAAGCGGGCCGCCGAGCCGGGTGAGATCGCCAAGCTGGCGGTCTTCCTGGCCAGCGACGACGCGGACTACGTGACCGGGTCGACGTACTTCATGGACGGTGGCCTGATGCAGAACCAGGGCCAGGGCGCCTGA
- a CDS encoding glycoside hydrolase family 15 protein: MQSGRISDHGFLADGRSAVLVDRAGSVNWWCPERFDAPSVFGRLLGDDAGHWSIRPEGDFTSERSYLNHTLVLRTVFTTGEGQVAVTDALALEPGARGHDIGLRSPRVLGRVVEGLSGEVPVRLDYRPRFEYGRVTAFLMEADGVIGATAGACHLSLRGDVPLTCAGGNATATFRVRAGETYRFTLGYAPTYDSPPPRLPDADRLVADAVAGWRSWADLHRDHYRGLFRDVVRHSAMVVQGMTYQPSGAIVAAATTSLPEELGGERNYDYRFVWVRDFSLTLQALWRAACPDEANRQFAWVSRAMGRIGDEPVPIMYGVQGERDLTEHVLDHLPGYADSRPVFVGNDAWRQRQTDVLGEVLDAAWLMRHYLDPMSSDVRHLLRALAERAVTDWRRPDAGMWEARDAERHYLSSKVQCWTALDRAVRFGARLGDPADLARWAATRDEIRAAVLERGWNDRLGAYAGAFDSDRLDASVLLMPLVGFLPADDPRMRSTMDVVERRLSRDGLLRRWDDDPAGFVICSFWLVSCLALAGEVDRAADLFASLVDRANDLGLYAEQIDEATGEHLGNFPQAFSHIGLINAAGLLTEAAERRGRAPGRTRHPVPAGTGRTEGARS, encoded by the coding sequence GTGCAGAGCGGGCGAATCAGCGACCATGGCTTCCTGGCGGACGGCCGCAGCGCCGTACTGGTCGACCGGGCCGGATCGGTCAACTGGTGGTGCCCGGAGCGGTTCGACGCGCCATCGGTCTTCGGCCGGCTCCTCGGCGACGACGCGGGACACTGGTCGATCCGGCCGGAGGGGGACTTCACCTCCGAGCGGTCCTACCTGAACCACACGCTCGTGCTGCGTACCGTCTTCACGACCGGGGAAGGGCAGGTTGCGGTCACCGACGCCCTCGCGCTGGAACCCGGCGCCCGCGGCCACGACATCGGCCTGCGGTCACCCCGGGTGCTCGGCCGGGTCGTGGAGGGGCTCTCCGGCGAGGTGCCGGTCCGCCTGGACTACCGGCCCCGGTTCGAGTACGGCCGGGTCACCGCGTTCCTGATGGAGGCCGACGGCGTCATCGGCGCCACCGCCGGCGCCTGTCACCTCAGCCTGCGCGGGGACGTGCCGTTGACCTGCGCCGGCGGCAACGCCACCGCGACCTTCCGGGTACGGGCCGGCGAGACGTACCGGTTCACGCTCGGGTACGCCCCGACCTACGACTCGCCACCGCCCCGGCTGCCGGACGCCGACCGGCTGGTCGCCGACGCGGTCGCCGGCTGGCGCTCCTGGGCCGACCTGCACCGGGACCACTACCGGGGGCTGTTCCGCGACGTGGTGCGGCACAGCGCGATGGTGGTGCAGGGCATGACCTACCAGCCCAGCGGCGCGATCGTCGCGGCGGCGACCACATCCCTGCCCGAGGAACTGGGCGGCGAGCGAAACTACGACTACCGGTTCGTCTGGGTCCGCGACTTCAGCCTGACCCTCCAGGCGCTCTGGCGGGCGGCCTGCCCGGACGAGGCGAACCGGCAGTTCGCCTGGGTCTCCCGGGCGATGGGCCGGATCGGCGACGAGCCGGTGCCGATCATGTACGGCGTCCAGGGCGAGCGCGACCTCACCGAACACGTCCTGGACCACCTGCCGGGGTACGCCGACAGCCGCCCGGTCTTCGTGGGCAACGACGCGTGGCGGCAGCGGCAGACCGACGTGCTCGGTGAGGTCCTCGACGCCGCCTGGTTGATGCGGCACTACCTCGACCCGATGTCGTCCGACGTCCGGCACCTGCTGCGCGCGCTGGCGGAGCGGGCGGTCACCGACTGGCGGCGACCGGACGCCGGCATGTGGGAGGCCCGGGACGCCGAACGGCACTACCTCTCCTCGAAGGTGCAGTGCTGGACCGCCCTGGATCGGGCGGTGCGCTTCGGCGCCCGGCTGGGGGATCCGGCCGACCTGGCCCGGTGGGCGGCCACCCGGGACGAGATCCGTGCGGCCGTGCTGGAACGCGGCTGGAACGACCGGCTCGGCGCGTACGCCGGTGCGTTCGACTCCGATCGGCTGGACGCCTCGGTGCTGCTCATGCCGTTGGTGGGCTTCCTGCCCGCCGACGACCCGAGGATGCGCTCCACGATGGACGTGGTGGAACGCCGGCTGTCCCGCGACGGCCTGCTGCGCCGGTGGGACGACGACCCGGCGGGCTTCGTCATCTGCTCGTTCTGGCTGGTGAGCTGCCTCGCCCTCGCGGGTGAGGTGGACCGCGCCGCCGACCTGTTCGCGTCGCTCGTCGACCGGGCCAACGACCTCGGTCTGTACGCCGAGCAGATCGACGAGGCCACCGGGGAGCACCTGGGGAACTTCCCGCAGGCGTTCTCGCACATCGGCCTCATCAACGCCGCCGGGCTGCTCACCGAGGCCGCCGAGCGGCGCGGGCGGGCCCCGGGGCGGACGCGACACCCCGTGCCGGCCGGTACGGGACGGACGGAAGGAGCACGCTCATGA
- a CDS encoding general stress protein, with amino-acid sequence MTTPSSPTSAWRPGMPGGDTFPSGPAGHPSPPSGDGGGPGLGPPTVTIGSYPDYPSAQRVVDYLADNRFPVEHTAIVGTNLTLVETVLGRMTTGRAALVGAGSGAWFGLFIGLLFGIFTAGNWIAVVLAGLVIGAIWGAVFGAVTHAMTGGRRDFTSASALRAGQYAVIVDQQYAEQARQLLGRMHMPAPEHQRG; translated from the coding sequence ATGACCACACCGTCGAGTCCGACCTCGGCCTGGCGTCCCGGGATGCCGGGCGGCGACACCTTCCCGTCCGGTCCCGCCGGCCACCCCTCGCCCCCGAGCGGTGACGGCGGCGGGCCGGGGCTCGGTCCACCGACCGTGACCATCGGGTCGTACCCGGACTATCCGTCCGCACAGCGCGTCGTCGACTACCTGGCGGACAACCGCTTCCCGGTGGAGCACACCGCGATCGTCGGCACGAACCTCACGCTGGTCGAGACGGTTCTCGGCCGGATGACGACCGGGCGGGCGGCGCTGGTCGGCGCCGGTTCCGGTGCCTGGTTCGGTCTGTTCATCGGGTTGCTTTTCGGCATCTTCACGGCGGGCAACTGGATCGCGGTGGTGCTCGCCGGTCTGGTGATCGGCGCGATCTGGGGTGCGGTGTTCGGCGCGGTCACGCACGCGATGACCGGCGGCCGGCGGGACTTCACCTCGGCCAGTGCGCTGCGGGCCGGCCAGTACGCGGTCATCGTCGACCAGCAGTACGCGGAGCAGGCCCGTCAACTCCTGGGCCGGATGCACATGCCGGCCCCGGAACACCAGCGGGGCTGA
- a CDS encoding MarR family winged helix-turn-helix transcriptional regulator, whose translation MTESLEPERRTAWRAYIEASQRLFTQLEDDLRADSGLSFADYHVLVLLAEAPGQRLRMGELASRLVFSPSRLTYQISSMQRRGLVAREACPEDRRGSEAVLTAAGLLTLREAAPHHLASVRTHLMDDLDADEVACLTRIFDRLGRRLRAERDPAHPSES comes from the coding sequence GTGACCGAGAGTCTGGAGCCGGAGCGCCGCACCGCCTGGCGGGCGTACATCGAGGCCAGCCAGCGACTCTTCACCCAACTGGAGGACGACCTTCGCGCCGACAGCGGGCTGAGCTTCGCCGACTACCACGTGCTGGTGCTGCTCGCCGAGGCGCCGGGGCAGCGACTGCGGATGGGTGAACTGGCCAGCCGGCTGGTCTTCTCGCCGAGCCGGCTGACGTACCAGATCTCCTCGATGCAGCGGCGCGGCCTGGTGGCCCGGGAGGCCTGTCCCGAGGACCGCCGGGGCAGCGAAGCGGTGCTCACCGCCGCCGGGCTGCTGACCCTGCGGGAGGCGGCGCCGCACCACCTGGCGTCGGTCCGCACCCATCTGATGGACGACCTCGACGCCGACGAGGTCGCCTGCCTCACCCGGATCTTCGACCGGCTCGGGCGCCGGCTGCGCGCCGAGCGCGACCCGGCCCACCCCAGCGAGAGCTAA
- a CDS encoding pirin family protein: MPAITVDNVLVLPRLPRLDESTTFRPVRRLTTAPSGYEGEGFPVRRAFAGVPLNELDPFIHLDQMGEVDYAPGEPKGTAWHPHRGFETVTYIIDGVFDHQDTHGGGGTIADGDTQWMTAGSGLLHIEAPPEHLVMSGGLFHGTQLWVNLPRVAKMIAPKYQDIRGRESALLTTPDGGALIRVIAGEIAGHRGPGSTHTPITVTHVTVEPGAEVDLPWRPDFNALVYVLGGRGTVGTDRRPVRTGQLAVHGPGDALRFAADARQDSRTPKLDLYIMGGQPIREPVAHYGPFVMNSRDELIQAFEDFQAGKLGVIPAERVPHTDGQGPRP; this comes from the coding sequence ATGCCCGCCATCACCGTCGACAACGTGCTCGTCCTGCCCCGCCTGCCCCGGCTCGACGAGTCCACGACCTTCCGGCCGGTCCGCCGGCTGACCACCGCGCCGAGCGGGTACGAGGGCGAGGGCTTCCCCGTGCGCCGCGCCTTCGCCGGGGTGCCGCTGAACGAGCTCGACCCGTTCATCCACCTCGACCAGATGGGCGAGGTCGACTACGCGCCGGGCGAGCCGAAGGGCACGGCGTGGCACCCGCACCGCGGGTTCGAGACCGTCACGTACATCATCGACGGCGTCTTCGACCACCAGGACACGCACGGCGGCGGTGGCACGATCGCCGACGGCGACACCCAGTGGATGACCGCCGGCAGCGGCCTCCTGCACATCGAGGCACCGCCGGAGCACCTCGTGATGAGCGGCGGCCTGTTCCACGGCACGCAGCTGTGGGTCAACCTGCCGCGGGTCGCGAAGATGATCGCGCCGAAGTACCAGGACATCCGCGGCCGCGAGTCGGCGCTGCTCACCACGCCGGACGGCGGTGCGCTGATCCGGGTGATCGCCGGCGAGATCGCCGGGCACCGGGGGCCGGGCTCCACCCACACCCCGATCACCGTCACCCACGTGACGGTGGAGCCCGGCGCCGAGGTGGACCTGCCGTGGCGGCCGGACTTCAACGCCCTGGTGTACGTGCTGGGTGGGCGCGGCACGGTCGGCACCGACCGCCGGCCGGTCCGCACCGGGCAGCTCGCGGTGCACGGCCCGGGCGACGCCCTCCGGTTCGCCGCGGACGCCCGCCAGGACAGCCGCACGCCGAAGCTGGACCTCTACATCATGGGCGGCCAGCCGATCCGGGAGCCGGTGGCGCACTACGGCCCGTTCGTCATGAACAGCCGGGACGAGCTGATCCAGGCGTTCGAGGACTTCCAGGCCGGCAAGCTCGGCGTGATCCCCGCCGAGCGGGTGCCGCACACCGACGGCCAGGGTCCGCGCCCCTGA
- a CDS encoding phospholipase D-like domain-containing protein, with product MVPQEWFLSAGERANPRSELPVWTSGNLAEPLIHGAAYFDRLVNEVETLEAGDHLFFTDWRGDPDQRMRPGGPTVAQLFARAAQRGVIVKGLIWRSHLDALAYSEEENRNLSETVSAAGGEVLLDQRVRRGGSHHQKLVVLRHLRSPERDIAFAGGIDLCHSRRDDTDHHGDPQAVRMSARYGDRPPWHDVQLAVRGPAVGALDTTFRERWTDPMPLDSENPLAYLRDRLRGADLRPDPLPDQPPDPPPCGPHHVQVLRTYPAVRPRYSFAPDGERTVARGYTKAVRRARRLIYLEDQYLWSTEVAELFARALREQPDLHLIAVVPRYPDVDGRLALPPNTVGREQALSLCEKAAPDRVHVFDLENHAGTPVYVHAKVCVVDDVWASVGSDNFNRRSWTHDSELSCAVVDDTRDHRDPVDPAGTGDGARLFARNLRLRLLREHLDRDPDGGEDADLLDPADAVAAVTAAADALQRWYDGGRVGPRPPGRLRPHRPERLPWYVRAWALPVYRLVYDPDGRPLAARRAGTW from the coding sequence GTGGTACCCCAGGAGTGGTTCCTCTCCGCAGGCGAACGCGCCAACCCGAGGTCAGAGTTACCCGTCTGGACCAGCGGAAACCTCGCCGAGCCGTTAATTCACGGTGCCGCCTACTTCGACCGGCTGGTGAACGAGGTGGAGACCCTGGAGGCCGGCGACCACCTCTTCTTCACCGACTGGCGGGGCGACCCCGACCAGCGCATGCGGCCGGGCGGCCCGACCGTGGCCCAACTCTTCGCGCGGGCCGCCCAGCGCGGGGTGATCGTCAAGGGGCTGATCTGGCGCTCGCACCTCGACGCGCTGGCGTACAGCGAGGAGGAGAACCGGAACCTCAGCGAGACGGTCAGCGCCGCCGGCGGCGAGGTGCTGCTCGACCAGCGGGTCCGCCGCGGCGGCTCGCACCACCAGAAGCTGGTGGTGCTGCGGCACCTTCGCTCTCCCGAACGCGACATCGCCTTCGCCGGGGGCATCGACCTGTGCCACAGCCGGCGCGACGACACCGACCACCACGGCGACCCGCAGGCGGTCCGGATGTCCGCCCGGTACGGCGACCGCCCGCCGTGGCACGACGTGCAACTGGCCGTCCGTGGCCCGGCGGTCGGCGCCCTCGACACCACCTTCCGGGAACGGTGGACCGACCCGATGCCGCTGGACTCGGAGAACCCGCTCGCGTACCTGCGGGACCGGCTGCGCGGCGCGGACCTGCGCCCCGACCCGCTACCGGACCAGCCCCCGGACCCGCCGCCGTGCGGTCCCCACCACGTCCAGGTGTTGCGCACCTACCCGGCGGTGCGCCCGCGCTATTCGTTCGCGCCGGACGGCGAGCGCACGGTGGCCCGGGGTTACACCAAGGCCGTCCGCCGGGCCCGCCGCCTCATCTACCTGGAGGACCAGTACCTGTGGTCGACCGAGGTGGCGGAGCTCTTCGCGCGGGCGCTGCGGGAGCAGCCGGACCTGCACCTGATCGCCGTCGTCCCCCGGTACCCCGATGTCGACGGCCGGCTGGCGCTGCCGCCGAACACCGTCGGCCGGGAGCAGGCCCTGTCGCTGTGCGAGAAGGCCGCGCCGGACCGGGTGCACGTCTTCGACCTGGAGAACCACGCCGGGACGCCGGTGTACGTCCACGCCAAGGTCTGCGTCGTCGACGACGTGTGGGCCAGCGTCGGCAGCGACAACTTCAACCGCCGTTCCTGGACGCACGACAGCGAACTGTCCTGCGCGGTGGTCGACGACACCCGCGACCACCGCGACCCGGTGGACCCCGCCGGCACCGGCGACGGGGCGCGGCTGTTCGCCCGGAACCTCCGGTTGCGGCTCCTGCGCGAGCACCTCGACCGGGACCCCGACGGTGGCGAGGACGCCGACCTGCTCGACCCGGCCGACGCGGTCGCTGCTGTCACGGCCGCCGCCGACGCGCTGCAACGGTGGTACGACGGCGGCCGGGTCGGCCCGCGCCCGCCGGGGCGGCTGCGGCCCCACCGGCCGGAGCGGCTGCCCTGGTACGTCCGGGCCTGGGCGTTGCCGGTGTACCGGCTGGTCTACGACCCCGACGGCAGGCCACTGGCGGCCCGGCGGGCCGGCACCTGGTGA
- a CDS encoding SigB/SigF/SigG family RNA polymerase sigma factor has product MTAPTISEHATKAVPSSTEKLDPRALTDSAADLLNAMAALPADHPSRAALRDKAIEAWLPLANHLAHRYSGRGEPTDDLAQTAAVGLIKAIDKFDPSRGVDFAGYAIPTIIGELKRHFRDRTWDIRVPRRLQELRLAISDANSSLLQSLGRSPTVADIAAHLNITEEEVLEGLEGARAYNAVSLSTPTGDGDRATELGDLLGGEDGEFELAELRVALGPALATLDEREQKILTLRFYGNLTQSQIAEQIGVSQMHVSRLLARALTKLRGQLDGTY; this is encoded by the coding sequence ATGACCGCGCCAACGATCAGCGAACACGCGACGAAGGCCGTACCGAGCTCCACCGAGAAGCTCGACCCGCGCGCGCTCACCGACAGCGCCGCCGACCTGCTCAACGCGATGGCCGCGCTGCCGGCCGACCACCCGTCCCGCGCCGCCCTGCGCGACAAGGCGATCGAGGCCTGGCTGCCGCTCGCCAACCACCTCGCGCACCGCTACAGCGGTCGCGGCGAGCCCACCGACGACCTGGCCCAGACCGCCGCGGTCGGGCTCATCAAGGCGATCGACAAGTTCGACCCGTCGCGCGGGGTCGACTTCGCGGGATACGCGATCCCCACCATCATCGGTGAGCTCAAGCGGCACTTCCGTGACCGCACGTGGGACATCCGGGTCCCCCGCCGCCTCCAGGAGCTGCGGCTGGCCATCTCCGACGCCAACAGCTCGCTGCTCCAGAGCCTTGGCCGCTCGCCGACCGTCGCCGACATCGCCGCCCACCTCAACATCACCGAGGAAGAGGTCCTGGAGGGCCTGGAGGGCGCCCGCGCCTACAACGCGGTGTCGCTGTCCACGCCGACCGGCGACGGCGACCGGGCCACCGAGCTGGGCGACCTGCTCGGCGGCGAGGACGGCGAGTTCGAGCTGGCGGAGCTGCGGGTCGCGCTCGGCCCGGCGCTGGCCACCCTCGACGAGCGCGAGCAGAAGATCCTCACCCTGCGCTTCTACGGCAACCTGACCCAGTCGCAGATCGCCGAGCAGATCGGCGTCTCCCAGATGCACGTGTCCCGGCTGCTGGCCCGGGCGCTGACCAAGCTGCGTGGGCAGCTGGACGGCACGTACTGA
- a CDS encoding N-acetyltransferase produces MSALAVERLGPAETRLVAERIAEAFLVLDAPRWLVPDESKREPVLAGQFEILVDHAMRHGLVFGTADRAGVAVWFPSVGEPAPPPEDYDARLATACGEWTERFAHLDELFAANHPHPDHHHLAFLAVRPDRQGQGVGSALLRHHHAWLDANGIPGYLEAASEIGVELYTKHGYRVREPFRLPDGTPFWPMWREPLR; encoded by the coding sequence TTGAGCGCCCTCGCGGTCGAACGCCTGGGCCCGGCGGAGACCCGGCTGGTCGCCGAGCGGATCGCGGAGGCGTTCCTGGTGCTCGACGCGCCCCGCTGGCTGGTGCCGGACGAGAGCAAGCGGGAGCCGGTTCTCGCCGGGCAGTTCGAGATCCTGGTCGACCACGCGATGCGGCACGGCCTGGTGTTCGGCACCGCCGACCGGGCCGGCGTCGCGGTCTGGTTCCCGTCGGTGGGGGAGCCGGCGCCACCGCCGGAGGACTACGACGCCCGGCTGGCCACGGCGTGCGGCGAGTGGACCGAGCGCTTCGCCCACCTGGACGAGCTGTTCGCCGCGAACCACCCTCACCCGGACCACCACCACCTGGCGTTCCTGGCCGTACGGCCGGACCGTCAGGGCCAGGGGGTGGGCAGCGCCCTGCTGCGGCACCACCACGCCTGGCTGGACGCCAACGGGATCCCGGGTTACCTGGAGGCGGCGAGCGAGATCGGCGTCGAGCTGTACACGAAGCACGGCTACCGGGTGCGTGAGCCGTTCCGGCTGCCCGACGGCACCCCGTTCTGGCCGATGTGGCGCGAACCGCTGAGGTGA
- a CDS encoding APC family permease, whose amino-acid sequence MSSTATTERPSNVSEALARGRLGVPSVIFFVLSAAAPLTVVAGVVTTGYGVIGVLGIPVAFLAVAAVLALFSVGYVAMARRLANAGAFYAYVSRGLGRPAGVGAAWVALIAYNALQVGLYGAIGAAAEPVLDRLFGVTAAWWLVALVAWAIVAVLGLLRVDINGLVLAALLVAEIAVILVFDLGQLGNPADGQVSFAALAPDNLLVPGVGAVLVLAILGFVGFESAVVFSEESKDPRRTVPMATYLSIAIIAVVYALSSWSMTVAVGPDRIAEQAGEQSVALIFNLAGEHLGDTVATIGQVLFLTSVLAAMISFHNTTARYTFALGRERVLPAVFGRTSPRTGAPRAASLAQSALGIVVILLYAVNGWDPVVQLFYWGGTSGGFGVLLLIATTSVAVIAYFARGGGDETLWRRAVAPGLAALALAGVVTLAVVNFADLLGVAPDHALRWGVPIAYVVAALVGVVWALVLRASRPDTYARIGLGAESAATILPERPETPERAEVAR is encoded by the coding sequence ATGTCCTCCACAGCAACGACCGAACGACCGAGCAACGTCTCCGAGGCGCTGGCCCGCGGCCGGCTCGGCGTACCGTCGGTGATCTTCTTCGTCCTGTCCGCCGCCGCGCCGCTGACGGTCGTGGCCGGGGTGGTGACCACCGGATACGGCGTCATCGGCGTCCTCGGCATCCCGGTGGCCTTCCTCGCGGTGGCCGCGGTGCTCGCCCTCTTCTCGGTCGGGTACGTGGCGATGGCCCGCCGGCTCGCCAACGCCGGTGCGTTCTACGCGTACGTGTCCCGGGGGCTGGGCCGGCCGGCCGGCGTCGGCGCCGCCTGGGTGGCGCTGATCGCGTACAACGCCCTCCAGGTCGGCCTGTACGGCGCCATCGGCGCGGCCGCGGAGCCGGTGCTGGACCGGCTCTTCGGCGTCACCGCGGCGTGGTGGCTGGTGGCGCTGGTCGCCTGGGCGATCGTCGCGGTCCTGGGCCTGCTGCGGGTCGACATCAACGGCCTGGTCCTCGCCGCCCTGCTGGTCGCCGAGATCGCGGTGATCCTCGTGTTCGACCTGGGCCAGCTCGGCAACCCCGCCGACGGTCAGGTCAGCTTCGCCGCGCTCGCCCCGGACAACCTCCTCGTCCCCGGCGTGGGCGCGGTGCTGGTGCTGGCGATCCTCGGCTTCGTCGGCTTCGAGTCCGCCGTGGTGTTCAGCGAGGAGAGCAAGGATCCACGCCGGACGGTGCCGATGGCCACGTACCTGTCCATCGCGATCATCGCGGTCGTCTACGCGCTCTCGTCGTGGAGCATGACGGTCGCGGTCGGGCCGGACCGCATCGCCGAGCAGGCCGGCGAGCAGAGCGTCGCGCTGATCTTCAACCTGGCCGGGGAGCACCTCGGCGACACCGTCGCCACCATCGGCCAGGTGCTGTTCCTGACCTCGGTGCTGGCCGCGATGATCTCGTTCCACAACACGACGGCCCGCTACACCTTCGCCCTCGGCCGGGAGCGGGTGCTGCCGGCGGTCTTCGGGCGGACCTCGCCGCGGACCGGGGCGCCCCGGGCGGCGTCCCTCGCGCAGAGCGCCCTCGGCATCGTCGTCATCCTGCTGTACGCGGTCAACGGGTGGGATCCCGTCGTGCAGCTCTTCTACTGGGGCGGCACCAGCGGCGGCTTCGGTGTCCTGCTGCTGATCGCCACCACCTCGGTCGCGGTGATCGCCTACTTCGCCCGCGGCGGAGGGGACGAGACGCTGTGGCGGCGGGCGGTCGCGCCGGGGCTCGCCGCGCTGGCGCTGGCCGGCGTCGTCACCCTCGCGGTGGTCAACTTCGCCGACCTGCTCGGTGTCGCCCCGGACCACGCGCTGCGCTGGGGGGTCCCGATCGCGTACGTGGTCGCCGCGCTGGTCGGCGTGGTGTGGGCGCTGGTGCTGCGGGCGAGCCGGCCCGACACGTACGCCCGGATCGGCCTCGGCGCGGAGAGCGCGGCGACGATCCTGCCCGAGCGCCCGGAGACGCCCGAGCGGGCGGAGGTCGCGCGTTGA